The sequence below is a genomic window from Methylotuvimicrobium alcaliphilum 20Z.
AAATACAGTGTCATGGTTTTCGCCAAGGTGTTGGCGAACCGGTAGCGGGTATATTTCGCGCAGCGCCAGACCGATACGATCCACCAAATCACCGGAATGAAGAGCATGCCATGTACCGTTTTCCAACTGGCGATCGTAAACGTGACGTTCATGATCCGGTAATCGATATAAAGAAAAACGCCGTTCACGAAAATAAAAAACGGCCAAAATGCCTTCCATAAAGGCGCCTGTCCCAACCAGATATTTAATAAGGCTTGGTAAGGCGTGGCCGCCGCCGGCCATGCCCTATCGTAAAGCGCTTCTCGCGTGGAAACATGAACGAGTAACAAAAGCGCGACCAGAATGAGGACGGTTTCGATCGGACTGATGAAGTCGGTAAAGGTAAATAGAGTCGGCAAGCTATTGATGAACATGAGTCGCTTCCTATTTAATGATTCTGATACGAATTATTCCGCTTCGAATGGCTGCCCGATAATACCTTGTTCGGCAAGCTTTTGCGCCTCGCGCGCTTGTTCCTTTCGTTGTTCGGAATAGAGAGTTCCTATCACTAAAAAAATCATTAACACGATATAAATGATTGCCGTTAGGCGTCTTACTTTTTTAGCTTGTTCGGTTTCGTTCATTGTTTAATCGTTCCAAAGTTCGTATTTAATAGGCTCAATGTTTTATAGGCCAATGATGCAAATATTTTATACAGAGCCCAAAAAGGCTATAGTAATCCTCAAAAGCATTAGTTTATACAAATTCGGCACCAGGGTGTCCGTCAAAGGACGCCGTGAATACATCCCTGTAGGCTCTATGCCAGCTCCATGCTGGCATAGCCTTTGCCGCACACCCTGGCGCCTCCTCAGGCACTGCCGAAATTTGAAGTGCGAAAGGTATAACCGATAGCCTTAGTTTACGGTCTCCGCTTGTTATACTCCCGCCGATAAATAATTTTCCCAAGAGCTTGCCGCCAAAACCGAAAAAAATCAAACCAAGTCATGTTCATTCTGCACAGTTCCAATAAAACCGAAAATCTGCTCGAACATTTGGCAGCCGTCATCGAAACCAGGCCGCTAAGTTCACCGTTTGTCAAAGAAGTGTTTCTGATTCAAAGCCAGGGTATGGAACGTTGGTTGTCGCAGCAATTGGCAAGCCGGCTCGGCGTCTGGGGGAATTATGAGTTTTTATTTCCGGGACGGTTTTTCAGTACCTTAGCACAACGAATCGACAGTCGATTAAATGACGAAGCCTTCAATCGCCATGTGCTGCATTGGCGCTTCGAAGCACTGCTTCGCGAACTCGACAACGAAATATTTGCGCCGCTGAATAATTATTTGGTCGGCGAAACCGCGGCCTTAAAACGTTATCAGCTAGCGTTACAATTGGCCTTGATTTTCGACCAATATCAAATCATGCGTCCGGATATGCTGGCTGCCTGGCAGCAAGGCGAAACGCTTTACGACACGGAAACCGAACGCTGGCAACGCGCGTTATGGCAACGGATTACCGAAAATGCAGGCACGAGGCATCGGGGTAGTTTATGGCTGGAAGTGATCGAGCGTTTTAATTCAGCGCCGCCTGGACAATTTTCCGCCGTTTTGCCTGAGCGAATTTCGATCTTCGGCGTCAATACCATGCCGCCCCTGTTTCTCGGTTTTTTACAGGGATTGGCGAATCATGCGCAAGTGCACTTGTATTTGCTCAACCCCGCTCAAGCTTTTTGGGCGGATTTGGCGACTAAGCGTCAGCGTATCGATCGGGAGGATCCCGGCGGGCATCCGCTGTTGGCGGCATTGGGTCAACAAGGCCGCGAATTTCAAGAGATGTTGTTGGAGCAGGTGCAGTTCGAATTAGAGCTGGACAGTTTCGAACAAGACGAGCCGAGCACGGTACTGCGGCAGCTGCAAAACGACATTCTCAATAACGACAGCGAATCGACGCCTTTAACCCGCGACGGGTCCATCGCTATTCATGCGTGCCATTCCCGTATGCGCGAAGTCGAAGTCTTGAAAAACCAACTGTTGGCCGCATTAGAAAACGACTCCGAGTTGGATCTGCGCGATATCGTCGTAATGGCGCCGGATATCGAACTATACGAACCGTTTATTTCCGCGGTATTCGACGATATTCAGCATGCGGTGGCCGACCGCAGTCTGCGCTTGAGTAATCATGCATTGGATGCTTTTATTGTTTTTTTGAAGCTGAGCCAAAGTCGGTTCGGTTGGCGCTCGGTCCTGGATTTGCTCGAAAAACCGTCGGTTTATCCGGGCTTCGGCTTGTCCGAAACCGATTTGGAATTGATCAAACATTGGGTTCGGGATACGCAAGTGCGTTGGGGAAAATCGGCCGAACATAAACGCGAATTGGGCCTGCCCGAGCTCGATGAAAATACCTGGCAAGCCGCATTGGGTCGTTTGTTGATGGGTTATGCGGTCGGCACCGACGACGATTTTGTCGACGGCGTCTTGCCTTATATCGATATCGAAGGTTCTTCGGCGTTGGCGCTTGGCGGCTTGAACGATTTTATGCAATTGTTGTTTAGAGCCGGCAATGATTTAAGCATGGCTAAATCGCTCAAGGCATGGGGCGAAAAGCTTTATTATTATGCCGATCAATTATTGCCCGAAGCCGATGCCGTCGAGCGCCAACAACTCAACGAATTATTGGCGGAATTAACCGAAAGATTGCCCGAAATTCACAACGCGCCGATCGAGTGGCAAGTCGTCTGCGCCTGGCTTGAAGGCCGATTGGAAGAACACAAATCGTCAAACGGCTTTTTACGCGGTCAACTCACGTTTTGTTCGATGCTACCGATGCGCTCGATTCCGTTTAAAGTAATCGCCTTGCTCGGTATGAACGACGGCGAGTTTCCGAAAGTCGACCGCAATCCGACCTTCGATTTGCTTGCCGCCAATTTCCGCAAGGGCGACCGCTCACGCCGTTCCGACGACCGTTATCAGTTTCTGGAAATCCTGCTGTCGACGCGGCAACAATTGATTGTGACTTATATCGGGCGGTCGATTAGCCATAACGAAACGATACCGCCTTCGGTCGTAATCAGCGAACTGCTCGCCGTGCTTCGCGATCATTACGGCCTGGACAATGGCGTGACCTATCATCCGCTACAGGCTTTCAGCCCGCGTTATTTCGAGCCGGAATCGGCTTTGTTCAGTTATTCCGAGGCCGATTGCCAGGCAGCAGCGGCGTTGGTTAAGCCCAAACCGGAGCCGGCACCTTGGTGGCAAGGCAGTTTAGAGGACGAAACCGACCAAACAATCATTGAAATAGGCGAATTGTTCGCATTTTACCGACATCCGCAAAAATATTTCATGCAACGCCGACTCGATGTCCGTTTCAACGGCATTGCAGCGGATGCCGAGGAGCGCGAACCCTTCGCGATCGGTCAATTGGACGGTTATGCGATTTATCACGAATGGATCGATGGGGTACTGCACGACAAACCGTTGACTGCACAAAAACTGAAGGCACAGGGGCGATGGCTATCGGGCGTGGCCGGCGATCTCGAGTTTGCCCGGCAGCAACAAAGCATCGATGCCTTTGCCGAAGCAATCAAGGCCAAGGCGCTCGGCAAACCGCTCGAGGATTTATCGGTCGATCTGGCGGTCGGAAGTTATCGGTTAGTCGGTAAACTCGGCAATCGTTATGAGCGCGGCAGTTTGTTTTATCGTTACGCCGATTTGAAAGGCAAGGATTTTATGCTTGCCTGGTTGCATCATCTGATGATCAATCAAATCGAACCTCAACAGACTTGCTTGATCGCTCTCGACCAGGATATAACGTTCGAGCCGGACTATTGTGCGTTAGGCGAATTGGAAGCTTGGATTGAAATCTATCGGCAAGGATTGCACAGACCCGATGCGTTTTTCGTCGAGCCGGCCTTCGCTTATGTTAAACAAGCGCATAAATTGTCGCAAAGCAGCCGCGCGGCGAAACCAGCCATAGAGTCGGCAATCGACCAACTAACCCGTGCTATCGAAAAAGCTTATGAACCTGAGCTTAGAAAATTATTTCTCGAAGGCTACAATCCGGTGGAATTGTTGAATGAGATATTTGAAGACCATTGCCGAACCTTACTGCTTCCGGTTTGGGAGCTCATTGACGGGAAATCTGAGGATTAGGAACGAGCATGAAATAACTTCGACGACTGTTGGAAGGAGGTTCGGTGGCTCAATTGACAGGACGCCGGTGCCGAACTTTGATCTATGAGTATATTTATCCGAAGCAAATCCTAAGCCGCCAACGCAGGGGCCTGGAAACACATCGATTGATCTGGCTAGCGTCTCATTTCTTGAAGCACTTGTTGAAGCGATATCGACAATTCATGGCTCATTCGATTCAGGCATTCATTGAGCGCTACCACGATGGTCGAATAATCATCGGTTGATCCCGGCAAACGGTAAGAGACTTGACGGTTTTGTATGACATCCTGACCGCGACTGATAAACCATTGCGCCGTTAAACCGGCGTGTCCATGCTGATCGACATGAAACTCCAAAATAGTCAACGAGATGCGTAGCTTAGCCTGTCTGGCTAAGTTTGAAGATCTAGCATCTACGACCTCGGCAGGGACGAGCATTGAAAGATTTTGCGTCAGTACGCGGCTTATATTGGTATCGAGCGATTCGGCCCAACGGTTGAATTCGTTCAAGTGATAGGTATTTCCACCGGCTCCGACGACAATTTGCGGCCTATCGATATAACGAGGAATGCGCACCCGACCAAGTGCGATAACAGGCTTTGCTCTCGTTGCGATAGCACTGCTTTCTTTTTCATTGACCGGTTCGAGAAGATAAAATTGAGAAGGCGGAGTTGTCCCGCCCATGCATCCCGTTAAGGTTAAGAATAAACAGGTCAAGACGGGCAAACAAAAAGGCCGGATTGCATTCATAATTCAACATTCTCTAGTTATGTTTACCGGAAATTAACGATTCCGGATGCCGTTCCAAATAATCGGCCAGTATTTTGATCGACCGCGATGCATCGTTAACCGATTCGAGCGTTTCGATTAAAGCCGATTCCGGGCCAAAGGTATCGCCAACCATGGCTACCGAGTCCTGTGCCTTATTCAAGGCGGCGGTCGCAGCAGTCAAGGCGTTGTTAGCGGAAGCCAAAATAGGTTTGATATCCTGAACCATCGACCTGGAATCTTGGACCAATAAATTCGTATTATCGATAGCCGTATGCGTTGATTTGAGCATCGGTTCAAGGTTGCGA
It includes:
- the recC gene encoding exodeoxyribonuclease V subunit gamma yields the protein MFILHSSNKTENLLEHLAAVIETRPLSSPFVKEVFLIQSQGMERWLSQQLASRLGVWGNYEFLFPGRFFSTLAQRIDSRLNDEAFNRHVLHWRFEALLRELDNEIFAPLNNYLVGETAALKRYQLALQLALIFDQYQIMRPDMLAAWQQGETLYDTETERWQRALWQRITENAGTRHRGSLWLEVIERFNSAPPGQFSAVLPERISIFGVNTMPPLFLGFLQGLANHAQVHLYLLNPAQAFWADLATKRQRIDREDPGGHPLLAALGQQGREFQEMLLEQVQFELELDSFEQDEPSTVLRQLQNDILNNDSESTPLTRDGSIAIHACHSRMREVEVLKNQLLAALENDSELDLRDIVVMAPDIELYEPFISAVFDDIQHAVADRSLRLSNHALDAFIVFLKLSQSRFGWRSVLDLLEKPSVYPGFGLSETDLELIKHWVRDTQVRWGKSAEHKRELGLPELDENTWQAALGRLLMGYAVGTDDDFVDGVLPYIDIEGSSALALGGLNDFMQLLFRAGNDLSMAKSLKAWGEKLYYYADQLLPEADAVERQQLNELLAELTERLPEIHNAPIEWQVVCAWLEGRLEEHKSSNGFLRGQLTFCSMLPMRSIPFKVIALLGMNDGEFPKVDRNPTFDLLAANFRKGDRSRRSDDRYQFLEILLSTRQQLIVTYIGRSISHNETIPPSVVISELLAVLRDHYGLDNGVTYHPLQAFSPRYFEPESALFSYSEADCQAAAALVKPKPEPAPWWQGSLEDETDQTIIEIGELFAFYRHPQKYFMQRRLDVRFNGIAADAEEREPFAIGQLDGYAIYHEWIDGVLHDKPLTAQKLKAQGRWLSGVAGDLEFARQQQSIDAFAEAIKAKALGKPLEDLSVDLAVGSYRLVGKLGNRYERGSLFYRYADLKGKDFMLAWLHHLMINQIEPQQTCLIALDQDITFEPDYCALGELEAWIEIYRQGLHRPDAFFVEPAFAYVKQAHKLSQSSRAAKPAIESAIDQLTRAIEKAYEPELRKLFLEGYNPVELLNEIFEDHCRTLLLPVWELIDGKSED
- a CDS encoding PqiC family protein, with amino-acid sequence MGGTTPPSQFYLLEPVNEKESSAIATRAKPVIALGRVRIPRYIDRPQIVVGAGGNTYHLNEFNRWAESLDTNISRVLTQNLSMLVPAEVVDARSSNLARQAKLRISLTILEFHVDQHGHAGLTAQWFISRGQDVIQNRQVSYRLPGSTDDYSTIVVALNECLNRMSHELSISLQQVLQEMRR